One window from the genome of Nicotiana tomentosiformis chromosome 5, ASM39032v3, whole genome shotgun sequence encodes:
- the LOC138891642 gene encoding LOW QUALITY PROTEIN: 5-epi-aristolochene synthase-like (The sequence of the model RefSeq protein was modified relative to this genomic sequence to represent the inferred CDS: deleted 1 base in 1 codon) — protein sequence MASAAVANYEEEIVRPVADFSPSLWGDQFLSFSIDNQVAEKYIYAQEIEALKEQTRSMLLATGRKLADTLNLIDIIERLGISYHFEKEIDEILDQIYNQNSNCNDLCTSALQFRLLRQHGFNISPEIFSKFQDENGKFKESLASDVLGLLNLYEASHVRTHADDILEDALAFSTIHLESAAPHLKSPLREQVTHALEQCLHKGVPRVETRFFISSIYDKEQSKNNVLLRFAKLDFNLLQMLHKQELAQVSRWWKDLDFVTTLPYARDRVVECYFWALGVYFEPQYSQARVMLVKTISMISIVDDTFDAYGTVKELEAYTDAIQRWDINEIDRLPDYMKISYKAILDLYKDYEKELSSAGRSHIVCHAIERMKEVVRNYNVESTWFIEGYMPPVSEYLSNALATTTYYYLATTSYLGMKSATEQDFEWLSKNPKILEASVIICRVIDDTATYEVEKSRGQIATGIECCMRDYGISTKEAMAKFQNMAETAWKDINEGLLRPTPVSTEFLTPILNLARIVEVTYIHNLDGYTHPEKVLKPHIINLLVDSIKI from the exons ATGGCCTCAGCAGCAGTTGCAAACTATGAAGAAGAGATTGTTCGCCCCGTCGCCGACTTCTCCCCTAGTCTCTGGGGTGATCAGTTCCTTTCATTCTCCATTGATAATCAG GTTGCGGAAAAGTATATATATGCTCAAGAGATTGAAGCATTGAAGGAACAAACGAGGAGTATGCTGTTAGCAACCGGAAGGAAATTGGCCGATACATTGAATTTGATTGACATTATTGAACGCCTTGGTATATCCTACCACTTTGAGAAAGAAATTGATGAGATTTTGGATCAGATTTACAACCAAAACTCAAACTGCAATGATTTGTGCACCTCTGCACTTCAATTTCGATTGCTCAGGCAACACGGTTTCAACATCTCTCCTG AAATTTTCAGCAAATTCCAAGATGAAAATGGCAAATTCAAGGAGTCTCTTGCTAGTGATGTCTTAGGATTATTAAACTTGTATGAAGCTTCACATGTAAGGACTCATGCTGACGATATCTTAGAAGACGCACTTGCTTTCTCCACTATCCATCTTGAATCTGCAGCTCCACATTTGAAATCTCCACTTAGGGAGCAAGTGACACATGCCCTTGAGCAATGTTTGCACAAGGGTGTTCCTAGAGTCGAGACCCGATTCTTCATCTCATCAATCTATGACAAGGAACAATCGAAGAATAATGTGTTACTTCGATTTGCCAAATTGGATTTCAACTTGCTCCAGATGTTGCACAAACAAGAACTTGCTCAAGTATCAAG GTGGTGGAAAGATTTGGATTTTGTAACAACACTTCCATATGCTAGAGATCGAGTAGTTGAATGCTACTTTTGGGCATTAGGAGTTTATTTTGAGCCTCAATACTCTCAAGCTCGCGTCATGCTCGTTAAGACCATATCAATGATTTCGATTGTCGATGACACCTTTGATGCTTACGGTACAGTTAAAGAACTTGAGGCATACACAGATGCCATACAAAG ATGGGATATCAACGAAATTGATCGGCTTCCTGATTACATGAAAATCAGTTATAAAGCTATTCTAGATCTCTACAAGGATTATGAAAAG GAATTGTCTAGTGCCGGAAGATCTCATATTGTCTGCCATGCAATAGAAAGA ATGAAAGAAGTAGTAAGAAATTATAATGTCGAGTCAACATGGTTTATTGAAGGATATATGCCACCTGTTTCTGAATACCTAAGCAATGCACTAGCAACTACCACATATTACTACCTCGCGACAACATCGTATTTGGGCATGAAGTCTGCCACGGAGCAAGATTTTGAGTGGTTGTCAAAGAATCCAAAAATTCTTGAAGCTAGTGTAATTATATGTCGAGTTATCGATGACACAGCCACGTACGAG GTTGAGAAAAGCAGGGGACAAATTGCAACTGGAATTGAGTGCTGCATGAGAGATTATGGTATATCAACAAAAGAGGCAATGGCTAAATTTCAAAATATGGCTGAGACAGCATGGAAAGATATTAATGAAGGACTTCTTAGGCCCACTCCCGTCTCTACAGAATTTTTAACTCCTATTCTCAATCTTGCTCGTATTGTTGAGGTTACATATATACACAATCTAGATGGATACACTCATCCGGAGAAAGTCTTAAAACCTCACATTATTAACCTACTTGTGGACTCCATCAAAATTTGA
- the LOC138891641 gene encoding 5-epi-aristolochene synthase — MASAAVANYEEEIVRPVADFSPSLWGDQFLSFSIDNQVAEKYIYAQEIEALKEQTRSMLLATGRKLADTLNLIDIIERLGISYHFEKEIDEILDQIYNQNSNCNDLCTSALQFRLLRQHGFNISPEIFSKFQDENGKFKESLASDVLGLLNLYEASHVRTHADDILEDALAFSTIHLESAAPHLKSPLREQVTHALEQCLHKGVPRVETRFFISSIYDKEQSKNNVLLRFAKLDFNLLQMLHKQELAQVSRWWKDLDFVTTLPYARDRVVECYFWALGVYFEPQYSQARVMLVKTISMISIVDDTFDAYGTVKELEAYTDAIQRWDINEIDRLPDYMKISYKAILDLYKDYEKELSSAGRSHIVCHAIERMKEVVRNYNVESTWFIEGYMPPVSEYLSNALATTTYYYLATTSYLGMKSATEQDFEWLSKNPKILEASVIICRVIDDTATYEVEKSRGQIATGIECCMRDYGISTKEAMAKFQNMAETAWKDINEGLLRPTPVSTEFLTPILNLARIVEVTYIHNLDGYTHPEKVLKPHIINLLVDSIKI; from the exons ATGGCCTCAGCAGCAGTTGCAAACTATGAAGAAGAGATTGTTCGCCCCGTCGCCGACTTCTCCCCTAGTCTCTGGGGTGATCAGTTCCTTTCATTCTCCATTGATAATCAG GTTGCGGAAAAGTATATATATGCTCAAGAGATTGAAGCATTGAAGGAACAAACGAGGAGTATGCTGTTAGCAACCGGAAGGAAATTGGCCGATACATTGAATTTGATTGACATTATTGAACGCCTTGGTATATCCTACCACTTTGAGAAAGAAATTGATGAGATTTTGGATCAGATTTACAACCAAAACTCAAACTGCAATGATTTGTGCACCTCTGCACTTCAATTTCGATTGCTCAGGCAACACGGTTTCAACATCTCTCCTG AAATTTTCAGCAAATTCCAAGATGAAAATGGCAAATTCAAGGAGTCTCTTGCTAGTGATGTCTTAGGATTATTAAACTTGTATGAAGCTTCACATGTAAGGACTCATGCTGACGATATCTTAGAAGACGCACTTGCTTTCTCCACTATCCATCTTGAATCTGCAGCTCCACATTTGAAATCTCCACTTAGGGAGCAAGTGACACATGCCCTTGAGCAATGTTTGCACAAGGGTGTTCCTAGAGTCGAGACCCGATTCTTCATCTCATCAATCTATGACAAGGAACAATCGAAGAATAATGTGTTACTTCGATTTGCCAAATTGGATTTCAACTTGCTCCAGATGTTGCACAAACAAGAACTTGCTCAAGTATCAAG GTGGTGGAAAGATTTGGATTTTGTAACAACACTTCCATATGCTAGAGATCGAGTAGTTGAATGCTACTTTTGGGCATTAGGAGTTTATTTTGAGCCTCAATACTCTCAAGCTCGCGTCATGCTCGTTAAGACCATATCAATGATTTCGATTGTCGATGACACCTTTGATGCTTACGGTACAGTTAAAGAACTTGAGGCATACACAGATGCCATACAAAG ATGGGATATCAACGAAATTGATCGGCTTCCTGATTACATGAAAATCAGTTATAAAGCTATTCTAGATCTCTACAAGGATTATGAAAAGGAATTGTCTAGTGCCGGAAGATCTCATATTGTCTGCCATGCAATAGAAAGA ATGAAAGAAGTAGTAAGAAATTATAATGTCGAGTCAACATGGTTTATTGAAGGATATATGCCACCTGTTTCTGAATACCTAAGCAATGCACTAGCAACTACCACATATTACTACCTCGCGACAACATCGTATTTGGGCATGAAGTCTGCCACGGAGCAAGATTTTGAGTGGTTGTCAAAGAATCCAAAAATTCTTGAAGCTAGTGTAATTATATGTCGAGTTATCGATGACACAGCCACGTACGAG GTTGAGAAAAGCAGGGGACAAATTGCAACTGGAATTGAGTGCTGCATGAGAGATTATGGTATATCAACAAAAGAGGCAATGGCTAAATTTCAAAATATGGCTGAGACAGCATGGAAAGATATTAATGAAGGACTTCTTAGGCCCACTCCCGTCTCTACAGAATTTTTAACTCCTATTCTCAATCTTGCTCGTATTGTTGAGGTTACATATATACACAATCTAGATGGATACACTCATCCGGAGAAAGTCTTAAAACCTCACATTATTAACCTACTTGTGGACTCCATCAAAATTTGA